Proteins from one Malaya genurostris strain Urasoe2022 chromosome 2, Malgen_1.1, whole genome shotgun sequence genomic window:
- the LOC131430796 gene encoding uncharacterized protein LOC131430796 has translation MANIIIQPSLVQLQGHFKEVVENIFNRWTALRLAVEHGMGGSLGVNTAIEIIDYITCFCTENKIDSHDLREVLEEIMDQEFETICEDESIDEISEILIRYLCLLKENKIEQVKTELSRLGPCEIWIKSGNRIQARTLDDSSGSEDEEMDYQDQDMEPLAMIGALGSSSTPSTHGSTSDFLEEDTEPGWTQVRNRRRK, from the exons ATGGCAAATATTATTATACAACCATCCCTAGTTCAGCTACAGGGACACTTCAAAGAAGTAGTAGAGAATATTTTCAATCGGTGGACGGCACTTCGACTCGCAGTAGAACATGGAATGGGTGGATCCTTGGGGGTGAAC ACTGCTATCGAGATCATAGATTATATTACTTGTTTCTGTACAGAAAACAAAATCGACTCGCATGATTTAAGAGAAGTTCTAGAGGAGATCATGGACCAAGAATTTGAAACTATCTGTGAAGATGAGTCTATTGATG aaattagcgaaattttgaTCCGATATCTATGTTTATTGAAAGAGAACAAAATCGAACAAGTGAAAACGGAATTATCTCGATTGGGACCATGTGAAATTTGGATCAAATCAGGTAATCGAATTCAAGCCCGTACATTGGATGATAGCAGTGGTAGCGAAGACGAAGAAATGGACTACCAAGATCAAGATATGGAACCCTTAGCAATGATTGGAGCACTTGGCTCGAGTTCAACACCAAGTACCCATGGATCTACCTCAGACTTTTTAGAAGAGGACACGGAACCTGGTTGGACTCAGGTTCGCAATAGAAGGCGGAAATAA
- the LOC131430791 gene encoding cilium assembly protein DZIP1L isoform X1, whose product MSMAHKWNHNFPKIAREAGFTIRELSTGQCIDWRFIGRFQQKAIHLYNKKHIAASIEPYAVVSEKDYEKLDEFIPHISQVSIGSVLQNRILDPAIGKYFILAQFSIQYLMFCKQFLDETITEIRNTAQDVQKENNRLEKTCRKKNEELIALHRKLQKMEEHPTQQIVYPCSKCTKNFISLELLNAHITRKHVDVRTVPSEVKSCSDRKLSETDTNLINTIKLELEVKQLKERLNAAEKNLMDQRKKEYICHSCNHEERTSDIKQYDRYRPHRERLNVGIQTNLDDLKDVNEKEVQTNRTDNVARIPTCDTSSPMQQQLLPNDYISKSSLETILNDQKQEFECWKIQERQQFNQEIENIRQNITEVLRELDQRDIMNPPALLSKPSLVIDDQNQVFDNIWKQRFHELERMYQKSQQQVRETVENIELVYEEKIKQFEMMIQQSSSSVKKVESSTNTSNQCQKIANPSENNIHVVLPEPSNSDTLVSFSEKSEEGEIVGVTESKSNNTYLEESVSDEEIRELESSNKVLLSEVLSPHAINSNNINKHQKAPVSPKKLILSIFKSRLKGIGIDSKCKLLLKEDLDAASFALAERRDANKKKNRNYFVVRNQLVAKVDQLARNKIENSMEPFSKVNSAKHPTDNEKREPFGPIVKSNTKTRSNVTRKSFIEILPNRLKFIPDQQLAFGPSSPTNPFKVKSVHDSSMLAEAPEVKLIGEDIITVQAEINTAPDTFDNSLEYERNLERLLETPVKRIQTPPKIVVAQEYKHEQAESEQNNISSLLQPRPVPKKRVFFNLESQASNGPNLVVQPLSSTVIEVHKPEEDSDWNISSFEDEK is encoded by the exons aTGTCAATGGCTCACAAATGGAATcacaattttcccaaaattgcCCGTGAAGCAGGTTTTACAATTAGGGAACTTTCTACAGGACAATGTATTGATTGGAGATTCATTGGTAGGTTTCAACAAAAAGCCATACACTTATATAATAAAAAACATATCGCAGCATCGATCGAGCCATACGCAGTAGTTTCGGAAAAGGATTACGAAAAGTTAGACGAGTTCATTCCGCACATTTCGCAAGTTTCCATCGGATCAGTGCTCCAGAATCGAATATTGGACCCTGCGATTGGAAAATACTTTATTTTAGCTCAATTCAGCATTCAATACTTGATGTTTTGTAAGCAGTTCCTTGATGAGACCATTACAGAAATAAGAAATACAGCTCAGGATGTTCAAAAGGAGAACAATCGTCTGGAAAAAACATGCCGAAAAAAGAATGAAGAGTTGATAGCGTTGCatcgaaaattgcaaaaaatggaagaacATCCTACTCAACAAATTGTTTATCCATGTtcgaaatgtacaaaaaattttaTAAGTTTAGAGCTTCTCAATGCTCACATTACTCGAAAGCATGTTGATGTTCGTACTGTCCCAAGTGAAGTGAAATCTTGCTCCGATCGCAAGCTATCTGAAACAGACACTAATCTAATCAACACCATCAAATTAGAATTAGAAGTTAAACAACTCAAGGAACGGCTAAATGCAGCGGAGAAAAATTTAATGGATCAACGTAAAAAAGAGTATATTTGCCATAGTTGCAACCATGAGGAACGAACAAGTGACATAAAACAATACGATAGGTACCGACCACATCGTGAGCGTCTCAATGTTGGTATTCAAACCAATCTGGACGATTTAAAAGATGTAAATGAAAAGGAAGTACAGACTAATCGTACCGATAATGTAGCAAG aATACCAACATGTGATACATCATCTCCAATGCAGCAACAGTTATTACCGAATGATTACATATCTAAATCTAGTCTTGAAACAATCTTAAACGATCAAAAACAAGAGTTTGAATGCTGGAAGATTCAGGAACGCCAACAATTCAATCAAGAGATTGAAAACATTCGTCAGAACATAACCGAAGTGTTACGGGAGCTGGATCAACGAGATATTATGAATCCTCCAGCTTTATTGTCGAAGCCTTCGTTGGTTATTGACGATCAGAATCAAGTTTTTGATAACATATGGAAGCAACGATTTCATGAACTTGAACGAATGTATCAGAAAAGTCAACAACAGGTGCGTGAAACAGTGGAAAATATCGAGTTGGTTTACGAGGAAAAAATCAAGCAGTTTGAAATGATGATTCAGCAAAGTTCATCGTCAGTTAAAAAGGTAGAATCGTCCACAAATACTTCAAACCAATGTCAAAAGATTGCGAACCCCTCAGAAAATAATATACATGTTGTATTACCAGAACCTAGTAACTCAGACACGTTAGTTTCTTTTTCGGAAAAGTCCGAAGAAGGCGAAATAGTTGGAGTAACGGAAAGCAAATCTAATAATACATATCTTGAAGAATCGGTATCTGATGAAGAAATAAGGGAACTAGAATCATCAAATAAAGTATTGTTAAGTGAGGTTTTGAGTCCACATGCTATAAATTCGAATAATATCAACAAACATCAAAAAGCTCCCGTTTcaccaaaaaaattgatattAAGTATTTTCAAGAGTCGTCTCAAAGGAATAGGAATAGATTCCAAATGTAAATTATTACTGAAAGAAGATCTCGATGCCGCATCATTTGCTCTAGCAGAACGTCGAGACGCCAACAAGAAGAAAAAccgaaattattttgttgtacgAAATCAATTGGTCGCCAAAGTGGATCAGTTAGCGAGAAACAAAATCGAGAATTCGATGGAACCGTTTTCGAAAGTAAACTCCGCCAAACATCCAACAGATAATGAGAAACGAGAGCCCTTTGGTCCGATTGTAAAATCAAATACCAAAACGCGATCAAATGTGACTAGAAAATCATTCATTGAAATTCTTCCCAACAGGCTCAAGTTTATTCCTGATCAACAACTGGCATTTGGCCCTAGTTCTCCAACGAATCCATTCAAAGTAAAATCTGTGCACGATTCGTCCATGTTGGCAGAGGCTCCCGAAGTTAAGCTCATTGGCGAAGATATAATAACAGTTCAAGCAGAGATCAATACGGCGCCCGATACGTTTGATAACAGTCTTGAGTATGAGCGGAATTTAGAACGATTACTCGAGACACCAGTGAAGCGAATTCAAACACCACCCAAAATAGTCGTCGCTCAGGAATACAAGCATGAGCAGGCTGAATCTGAGCAAAACAACATTTCCAGTCTATTGCAACCGAGACCAGTTCCTAAAAAGAGAGTATTCTTCAATTTGGAAAGCCAAGCATCGAATGGGCCGAATTTGGTTGTACAACCGCTGTCTTCAACCGTTATAGAAGTACACAAACCAGAAGAAGATTCTGACTGGAATATCAGTAGTTTTGAAGATGAAAAATAG
- the LOC131430791 gene encoding cilium assembly protein DZIP1L isoform X2 — protein sequence MSMAHKWNHNFPKIAREAGFTIRELSTGQCIDWRFIASIEPYAVVSEKDYEKLDEFIPHISQVSIGSVLQNRILDPAIGKYFILAQFSIQYLMFCKQFLDETITEIRNTAQDVQKENNRLEKTCRKKNEELIALHRKLQKMEEHPTQQIVYPCSKCTKNFISLELLNAHITRKHVDVRTVPSEVKSCSDRKLSETDTNLINTIKLELEVKQLKERLNAAEKNLMDQRKKEYICHSCNHEERTSDIKQYDRYRPHRERLNVGIQTNLDDLKDVNEKEVQTNRTDNVARIPTCDTSSPMQQQLLPNDYISKSSLETILNDQKQEFECWKIQERQQFNQEIENIRQNITEVLRELDQRDIMNPPALLSKPSLVIDDQNQVFDNIWKQRFHELERMYQKSQQQVRETVENIELVYEEKIKQFEMMIQQSSSSVKKVESSTNTSNQCQKIANPSENNIHVVLPEPSNSDTLVSFSEKSEEGEIVGVTESKSNNTYLEESVSDEEIRELESSNKVLLSEVLSPHAINSNNINKHQKAPVSPKKLILSIFKSRLKGIGIDSKCKLLLKEDLDAASFALAERRDANKKKNRNYFVVRNQLVAKVDQLARNKIENSMEPFSKVNSAKHPTDNEKREPFGPIVKSNTKTRSNVTRKSFIEILPNRLKFIPDQQLAFGPSSPTNPFKVKSVHDSSMLAEAPEVKLIGEDIITVQAEINTAPDTFDNSLEYERNLERLLETPVKRIQTPPKIVVAQEYKHEQAESEQNNISSLLQPRPVPKKRVFFNLESQASNGPNLVVQPLSSTVIEVHKPEEDSDWNISSFEDEK from the exons aTGTCAATGGCTCACAAATGGAATcacaattttcccaaaattgcCCGTGAAGCAGGTTTTACAATTAGGGAACTTTCTACAGGACAATGTATTGATTGGAGATTCATTG CATCGATCGAGCCATACGCAGTAGTTTCGGAAAAGGATTACGAAAAGTTAGACGAGTTCATTCCGCACATTTCGCAAGTTTCCATCGGATCAGTGCTCCAGAATCGAATATTGGACCCTGCGATTGGAAAATACTTTATTTTAGCTCAATTCAGCATTCAATACTTGATGTTTTGTAAGCAGTTCCTTGATGAGACCATTACAGAAATAAGAAATACAGCTCAGGATGTTCAAAAGGAGAACAATCGTCTGGAAAAAACATGCCGAAAAAAGAATGAAGAGTTGATAGCGTTGCatcgaaaattgcaaaaaatggaagaacATCCTACTCAACAAATTGTTTATCCATGTtcgaaatgtacaaaaaattttaTAAGTTTAGAGCTTCTCAATGCTCACATTACTCGAAAGCATGTTGATGTTCGTACTGTCCCAAGTGAAGTGAAATCTTGCTCCGATCGCAAGCTATCTGAAACAGACACTAATCTAATCAACACCATCAAATTAGAATTAGAAGTTAAACAACTCAAGGAACGGCTAAATGCAGCGGAGAAAAATTTAATGGATCAACGTAAAAAAGAGTATATTTGCCATAGTTGCAACCATGAGGAACGAACAAGTGACATAAAACAATACGATAGGTACCGACCACATCGTGAGCGTCTCAATGTTGGTATTCAAACCAATCTGGACGATTTAAAAGATGTAAATGAAAAGGAAGTACAGACTAATCGTACCGATAATGTAGCAAG aATACCAACATGTGATACATCATCTCCAATGCAGCAACAGTTATTACCGAATGATTACATATCTAAATCTAGTCTTGAAACAATCTTAAACGATCAAAAACAAGAGTTTGAATGCTGGAAGATTCAGGAACGCCAACAATTCAATCAAGAGATTGAAAACATTCGTCAGAACATAACCGAAGTGTTACGGGAGCTGGATCAACGAGATATTATGAATCCTCCAGCTTTATTGTCGAAGCCTTCGTTGGTTATTGACGATCAGAATCAAGTTTTTGATAACATATGGAAGCAACGATTTCATGAACTTGAACGAATGTATCAGAAAAGTCAACAACAGGTGCGTGAAACAGTGGAAAATATCGAGTTGGTTTACGAGGAAAAAATCAAGCAGTTTGAAATGATGATTCAGCAAAGTTCATCGTCAGTTAAAAAGGTAGAATCGTCCACAAATACTTCAAACCAATGTCAAAAGATTGCGAACCCCTCAGAAAATAATATACATGTTGTATTACCAGAACCTAGTAACTCAGACACGTTAGTTTCTTTTTCGGAAAAGTCCGAAGAAGGCGAAATAGTTGGAGTAACGGAAAGCAAATCTAATAATACATATCTTGAAGAATCGGTATCTGATGAAGAAATAAGGGAACTAGAATCATCAAATAAAGTATTGTTAAGTGAGGTTTTGAGTCCACATGCTATAAATTCGAATAATATCAACAAACATCAAAAAGCTCCCGTTTcaccaaaaaaattgatattAAGTATTTTCAAGAGTCGTCTCAAAGGAATAGGAATAGATTCCAAATGTAAATTATTACTGAAAGAAGATCTCGATGCCGCATCATTTGCTCTAGCAGAACGTCGAGACGCCAACAAGAAGAAAAAccgaaattattttgttgtacgAAATCAATTGGTCGCCAAAGTGGATCAGTTAGCGAGAAACAAAATCGAGAATTCGATGGAACCGTTTTCGAAAGTAAACTCCGCCAAACATCCAACAGATAATGAGAAACGAGAGCCCTTTGGTCCGATTGTAAAATCAAATACCAAAACGCGATCAAATGTGACTAGAAAATCATTCATTGAAATTCTTCCCAACAGGCTCAAGTTTATTCCTGATCAACAACTGGCATTTGGCCCTAGTTCTCCAACGAATCCATTCAAAGTAAAATCTGTGCACGATTCGTCCATGTTGGCAGAGGCTCCCGAAGTTAAGCTCATTGGCGAAGATATAATAACAGTTCAAGCAGAGATCAATACGGCGCCCGATACGTTTGATAACAGTCTTGAGTATGAGCGGAATTTAGAACGATTACTCGAGACACCAGTGAAGCGAATTCAAACACCACCCAAAATAGTCGTCGCTCAGGAATACAAGCATGAGCAGGCTGAATCTGAGCAAAACAACATTTCCAGTCTATTGCAACCGAGACCAGTTCCTAAAAAGAGAGTATTCTTCAATTTGGAAAGCCAAGCATCGAATGGGCCGAATTTGGTTGTACAACCGCTGTCTTCAACCGTTATAGAAGTACACAAACCAGAAGAAGATTCTGACTGGAATATCAGTAGTTTTGAAGATGAAAAATAG
- the LOC131430791 gene encoding cilium assembly protein DZIP1L isoform X3, which produces MSMAHKWNHNFPKIAREAGFTIRELSTGQCIDWRFIGRFQQKAIHLYNKKHIAASIEPYAVVSEKDYEKLDEFIPHISQVSIGSVLQNRILDPAIGKYFILAQFSIQYLMFCKQFLDETITEIRNTAQDVQKENNRLEKTCRKKNEELIALHRKLQKMEEHPTQQIVYPCSKCTKNFISLELLNAHITRKHVDVRTVPSEVKSCSDRKLSETDTNLINTIKLELEVKQLKERLNAAEKNLMDQRKKEYICHSCNHEERTSDIKQYDRYRPHRERLNVGIQTNLDDLKDVNEKEVQTNRTDNVARIPTCDTSSPMQQQLLPNDYISKSSLETILNDQKQEFECWKIQERQQFNQEIENIRQNITEVLRELDQRDIMNPPALLSKPSLVIDDQNQVFDNIWKQRFHELERMYQKSQQQVRETVENIELVYEEKIKQFEMMIQQSSSSVKKVESSTNTSNQCQKIANPSENNIHVVLPEPSNSDTLVSFSEKSEEGEIVGVTESKSNNTYLEESVSDEEIRELESSNKVLLSEVLSPHAINSNNINKHQKAPVSPKKLILSIFKSRLKGIGIDSKCKLLLKEDLDAASFALAERRDANKKKNRNYFVVRNQLVAKVDQLARNKIENSMEPFSKVNSAKHPTDNEKREPFGPIAQVYS; this is translated from the exons aTGTCAATGGCTCACAAATGGAATcacaattttcccaaaattgcCCGTGAAGCAGGTTTTACAATTAGGGAACTTTCTACAGGACAATGTATTGATTGGAGATTCATTGGTAGGTTTCAACAAAAAGCCATACACTTATATAATAAAAAACATATCGCAGCATCGATCGAGCCATACGCAGTAGTTTCGGAAAAGGATTACGAAAAGTTAGACGAGTTCATTCCGCACATTTCGCAAGTTTCCATCGGATCAGTGCTCCAGAATCGAATATTGGACCCTGCGATTGGAAAATACTTTATTTTAGCTCAATTCAGCATTCAATACTTGATGTTTTGTAAGCAGTTCCTTGATGAGACCATTACAGAAATAAGAAATACAGCTCAGGATGTTCAAAAGGAGAACAATCGTCTGGAAAAAACATGCCGAAAAAAGAATGAAGAGTTGATAGCGTTGCatcgaaaattgcaaaaaatggaagaacATCCTACTCAACAAATTGTTTATCCATGTtcgaaatgtacaaaaaattttaTAAGTTTAGAGCTTCTCAATGCTCACATTACTCGAAAGCATGTTGATGTTCGTACTGTCCCAAGTGAAGTGAAATCTTGCTCCGATCGCAAGCTATCTGAAACAGACACTAATCTAATCAACACCATCAAATTAGAATTAGAAGTTAAACAACTCAAGGAACGGCTAAATGCAGCGGAGAAAAATTTAATGGATCAACGTAAAAAAGAGTATATTTGCCATAGTTGCAACCATGAGGAACGAACAAGTGACATAAAACAATACGATAGGTACCGACCACATCGTGAGCGTCTCAATGTTGGTATTCAAACCAATCTGGACGATTTAAAAGATGTAAATGAAAAGGAAGTACAGACTAATCGTACCGATAATGTAGCAAG aATACCAACATGTGATACATCATCTCCAATGCAGCAACAGTTATTACCGAATGATTACATATCTAAATCTAGTCTTGAAACAATCTTAAACGATCAAAAACAAGAGTTTGAATGCTGGAAGATTCAGGAACGCCAACAATTCAATCAAGAGATTGAAAACATTCGTCAGAACATAACCGAAGTGTTACGGGAGCTGGATCAACGAGATATTATGAATCCTCCAGCTTTATTGTCGAAGCCTTCGTTGGTTATTGACGATCAGAATCAAGTTTTTGATAACATATGGAAGCAACGATTTCATGAACTTGAACGAATGTATCAGAAAAGTCAACAACAGGTGCGTGAAACAGTGGAAAATATCGAGTTGGTTTACGAGGAAAAAATCAAGCAGTTTGAAATGATGATTCAGCAAAGTTCATCGTCAGTTAAAAAGGTAGAATCGTCCACAAATACTTCAAACCAATGTCAAAAGATTGCGAACCCCTCAGAAAATAATATACATGTTGTATTACCAGAACCTAGTAACTCAGACACGTTAGTTTCTTTTTCGGAAAAGTCCGAAGAAGGCGAAATAGTTGGAGTAACGGAAAGCAAATCTAATAATACATATCTTGAAGAATCGGTATCTGATGAAGAAATAAGGGAACTAGAATCATCAAATAAAGTATTGTTAAGTGAGGTTTTGAGTCCACATGCTATAAATTCGAATAATATCAACAAACATCAAAAAGCTCCCGTTTcaccaaaaaaattgatattAAGTATTTTCAAGAGTCGTCTCAAAGGAATAGGAATAGATTCCAAATGTAAATTATTACTGAAAGAAGATCTCGATGCCGCATCATTTGCTCTAGCAGAACGTCGAGACGCCAACAAGAAGAAAAAccgaaattattttgttgtacgAAATCAATTGGTCGCCAAAGTGGATCAGTTAGCGAGAAACAAAATCGAGAATTCGATGGAACCGTTTTCGAAAGTAAACTCCGCCAAACATCCAACAGATAATGAGAAACGAGAGCCCTTTGGTCCGATT GCTCAAGTTTATTCCTGA
- the LOC131430795 gene encoding DNA replication complex GINS protein SLD5: protein MAQSDFNQDDDRLVAQMVALGEEDNHDDTDEEIPMTSKQVLDTLQRAWINEKFAVQILPYEDAIVDMVMSQLVYMEENLANTNKNEMLYIAHRMEVERIRYVLASYHRCRLQKIEEYAFHILEEESKRSIDKKRLSSGELQFATDFYKGVETHFYQLAVRHMPQNHQDDEQVRKVVPNIDSYVFIRAKENVAEFSISAEHDTINIAAGSIHMFKYRDVEPLVLEGIVELL, encoded by the exons ATGGCACAGTCAGACTTCAATCAAGATGATGACCGGTTAGTGGCACAGATGGTAGCCTTAGGGGAAGAGGATAACCATGATGACACCGATGAGGAAATCCCGATGACATCCAAACAG gTACTGGATACATTGCAGCGAGCCTGGATCAATGAAAAATTTGCCGTTCAAATTCTGCCATATGAGGATGCTATCGTGGACATGGTAATGAGTCAGCTGGTTTATATGGAAGAGAATTTAGccaacacaaataaaaatgaaatgttaTATATAGCGCATCGAATGGAAGTCGAACGGATTAGGTACGTTTTGGCTAGCTACCATCGGTGTAGATTGCAGAAAATTGAAGAATATGCGTTTCATATACTTGAAGAGGAATCTAAGCGCTCGATAGACAAGAAGAGATTGTCCTCAGGAGAGTTGCAGTTTGCGACAGATTTCTACAAAGGCGTCGAAACTCATTTCTATCAGCTTGCGGTTAGACATATGCCTCAGAATCATCAGGATGATGAACAAGTGCGGAAAGTTGTCCCGAATATAGACAGCTATGTGTTTATTCGGGCTAAGGAGAACGTAGCTGAATTTTCGATCAGCGCCGAGCATGATACAATAAACATTGCCGCGGGCTCAATTCATATGTTCAAGTATCGCGATGTAGAACCATTGGTGCTAGAAGGGATAGTAGAATTATTATAG
- the LOC131430794 gene encoding opsin-1-like, translated as MAAFVEPHYEAWQSGGGNMTVVDKVSPEILHLVHPHWNQFPPMNPLWHSILGFAIFCLGIVSMAGNGCVMYIFTTTKSLRTPSNLLVVNLAFSDFFMMFTMSPPMVINCYHETWSFSAFACELYAMFGSIFGCASIWTMTMIAFDRYNVIVKGLSAKPMTNNGALLRILGIWLFSLIWTLAPMFGWNRYVPEGNMTACGTDYLTKDWLSRSYILVYAVFCYWLPLFTIIYSYYFILKAVSAHEKQMREQAKKMNVASLRSSEAQQTSAEIKLAKVALVTISLWFMAWTPYLVINFTGVLGTAKLSPLATIWGSVFAKANAVYNPIVYGISHPKYRAALYKTFPSLSCQDDHSNHGPADSQSVVSDATNASDEKA; from the coding sequence ATGGCAGCTTTCGTGGAACCACACTATGAAGCCTGGCAGTCGGGAGGCGGCAATATGACCGTTGTCGACAAGGTATCTCCTGAAATTCTCCATCTAGTGCACCCGCACTGGAACCAGTTTCCACCGATGAATCCACTGTGGCACTCAATCCTGGGATTTGCCATCTTCTGCCTCGGAATCGTATCGATGGCCGGCAACGGTTGCGTGATGTACATCTTCACAACCACCAAATCACTCCGCACCCCATCCAACTTACTGGTGGTCAATTTGGCCTTCTCGGATTTCTTTATGATGTTTACGATGTCACCGCCGATGGTAATCAACTGCTACCATGAGACTTGGTCTTTCAGCGCCTTCGCTTGCGAACTGTACGCCATGTTCGGTTCAATCTTCGGCTGTGCATCGATCTGGACAATGACAATGATTGCGTTTGACCGATACAATGTCATCGTGAAAGGTTTGTCAGCGAAGCCCATGACCAACAATGGCGCTCTGTTGAGAATCCTTGGAATCTGGCTGTTCTCGTTGATCTGGACCTTGGCTCCAATGTTTGGATGGAACCGATATGTCCCGGAAGGAAACATGACTGCCTGTGGAACTGATTACCTGACCAAGGACTGGCTCAGCCGATCGTACATCCTGGTCTACGCCGTTTTCTGCTACTGGCTGCCACTGTTCACCATCATCTACTCGTACTACTTCATCCTGAAGGCTGTATCCGCCCACGAGAAACAGATGCGTGAGCAGGCCAAGAAGATGAACGTCGCTTCGCTGCGATCCTCGGAGGCTCAACAAACCAGCGCTGAAATCAAGTTGGCTAAGGTAGCTCTGGTCACCATCTCTCTGTGGTTCATGGCATGGACTCCGTACTTGGTCATCAACTTTACTGGAGTCTTAGGAACTGCCAAGTTGAGCCCTCTGGCCACTATCTGGGGATCGGTCTTCGCCAAGGCCAATGCCGTCTACAATCCGATTGTTTACGGTATCAGCCATCCGAAATACCGCGCTGCTCTGTACAAGACCTTCCCGTCGCTTTCCTGCCAGGACGACCACTCGAACCATGGTCCAGCTGATTCTCAGTCGGTTGTATCAGATGCTACGAATGCATCCGATGAAAAGGCTTAA
- the LOC131430793 gene encoding opsin-1-like — translation MAAFVEPHYEAWQSGGGNMTVVDKVSPEILHLVHPHWNQFPPMNPLWHSILGFAIFCLGIVSMAGNGCVMYIFTTTKSLRTPSNLLVVNLAFSDFFMMFTMSPPMVINCYHETWSFSAFACELYAMFGSIFGCASIWTMTMIAFDRYNVIVKGLSAKPMTNNGALLRILGIWLFSLIWTLAPMFGWNRYVPEGNMTACGTDYLTKDWLSRSYILVYAVFCYWLPLFTIIYSYYFILKAVSAHEKQMREQAKKMNVASLRSSEAQQTSAEIKLAKVALVTISLWFMAWTPYLVINFTGVLGTAKLSPLATIWGSVFAKANAVYNPIVYGISHPKYRAALYKTFPSLSCQDDHSNHGPADSQSVVSDATNASDEKA, via the coding sequence ATGGCAGCATTCGTGGAGCCACACTATGAAGCCTGGCAGTCGGGTGGCGGCAATATGACCGTTGTCGACAAGGTTTCTCCTGAAATTCTCCATCTAGTGCACCCGCACTGGAACCAGTTTCCACCGATGAATCCACTGTGGCACTCAATCCTGGGATTTGCCATCTTCTGCCTCGGAATCGTATCGATGGCCGGCAACGGTTGCGTGATGTACATCTTCACAACCACCAAATCACTCCGCACCCCATCCAACTTACTGGTGGTCAATTTGGCCTTCTCGGATTTCTTTATGATGTTTACGATGTCACCGCCGATGGTAATCAACTGCTACCATGAGACTTGGTCTTTCAGCGCCTTCGCTTGCGAACTGTACGCCATGTTCGGTTCAATCTTCGGCTGTGCATCGATCTGGACAATGACAATGATTGCGTTTGACCGATACAATGTCATCGTGAAAGGTTTGTCAGCGAAGCCCATGACCAACAATGGCGCTCTGTTGAGAATCCTTGGAATCTGGCTGTTCTCGTTGATCTGGACCTTGGCTCCAATGTTTGGATGGAACCGATATGTCCCGGAAGGAAACATGACTGCCTGTGGAACTGATTACCTGACCAAGGACTGGCTCAGCCGATCGTACATCCTGGTCTACGCCGTTTTCTGCTACTGGCTGCCACTGTTCACCATCATCTACTCGTACTACTTCATCCTGAAGGCTGTATCCGCCCACGAGAAACAGATGCGTGAGCAGGCCAAGAAGATGAACGTCGCTTCGCTGCGATCCTCGGAGGCTCAACAAACCAGCGCTGAAATCAAGTTGGCTAAGGTAGCTCTGGTCACCATCTCTCTGTGGTTCATGGCATGGACTCCGTACTTGGTCATCAACTTTACTGGAGTCTTAGGAACTGCCAAGTTGAGCCCTCTGGCCACTATCTGGGGATCGGTCTTCGCCAAGGCCAATGCCGTCTACAATCCGATTGTTTACGGTATCAGCCATCCGAAATACCGCGCTGCTCTGTACAAGACCTTCCCGTCGCTTTCCTGCCAGGACGACCACTCGAACCATGGTCCAGCTGATTCTCAGTCGGTTGTATCAGATGCTACGAATGCATCCGATGAAAAGGCTTAA